The Bdellovibrionales bacterium genome includes the window TCGCAGTTGTTCGAGACCAAGTTGTCAATTGAAGGATCCAATCCCACCTGGCTGCGAGGTTTCTCAGAAGAAAGGGGCTTCGGAGGTCCCTGATGGTGATCGAACTCCGGCTTCAGCAGCGGCTGCCAATGAATCCCTACCTCGCGGCGGTGAAATCGGAAAGGTTAGGTGGAGCAAAGGCGAATCCTGGCTCGTGGAACCCTCTGGAAAGCAGCACTCAGTTCGTGTCGGAATATCTGTGCACACGAAGGACAAAGTAAAGACCGAGGCTCAGGCTGAGATCAGGATAGAATTTCAGGATGCGAATGAACTTCATATTCAGCCCCAGTCGGAAGTTCTGATGTCGGAATATGAGTCTGATTCCAAGCTAGATCGGCGAGCCCTGCTAGATTTGATCAAGGGCAAGGTGAGGAGCAAAGTTAAGCAAAAGTACAAGGGTGATACAAGCTCTTACTTCAAGGTTCGAACAAAGAGTGCTGTTGCCGGAGTGCGAGGAACTGACTTTGTGGTCAGTTTTAATATTGGGCACAAGGAGATAACTAAAGTTGAAACTTTGACGGGATCTGTAGTTCTGGCTAATGCAGACCAATCGCAATCTTTGGATGTCAGCAAAGGGACCTATGCAAGTTATGTTGTTGAAGCGAATAGTTCAGAAGTTTTTTCTGACAAAGAGATCAATGAATTTGTAGCTCGTGGATACATGACGCCGGTTCATAAGATGAGTGCCAAAGAAATTGAACAGCTGGATTGGGAATCGTCCGTCGGAGAGAAACCAAAAGGAAAGACAGTCTCCATGCAGGAAAAAGGGGCCTCAAAATCTGTTTGTCAATCGCCTCAAGCTGAAATGGATCAATGCTACTGGGTTTGCGAAAACAATCCAAAGGGCGAAAAGAACTGCCGCACTGATCTTCCTCAGGTCAATTGTCTAAGAAGACGTTGCGATGCCAACGGAAAATGGGCTGATGAGACAAGGCTTCCTGCAAATTTTCATGAGCAATGCCAGGCGAAGGGTGTTCGAGTTGGACCTTGCGACTACTAGGGACTCCATTAGGGACTCCATGTGAATAATACCTAGATATTATTGCCAGCACAGAATCTTAATGCATTGTATTATATTTAACTAAGTTGATATTTGGAGTTCAATTTTTTATAAACAGTCACTGTTATTCTGTGGCGGCCGTAGCTCAGTTGGTAGAGCCCCGGATTGTGATTCCGGTTGTCGCGGGTTCAAGCCCCGTCGGTCGCCCCAATTTTTAGAGCCCCAGATTCAAAAAAATAGGAATGTAAATGAAAATTAAGGATTTAGAAGCAAGTGGTATCAAGGAGATCGCAGCTTCGACATTTCCCAGTCAGTCGTGAGATTTCGGGATTTTCCTATTTTTGTCCTATTTTTGTCCTACGAAAGGTGTCGCTAGCAATACGTGTTCGCAGAGTTTCCTGAGTATCAGGGACCGGCGCGTGTTGAACTAAAGGAGGCACCGAGTGAATACAATCTCATAATCAATTTTAAAAAATAAAAGCCCATGGGCTGCAACCCGTGGGCTTTCAAATTCAAACCTGATCGGGTTTCGAACTCGTTAAATGACCGAAACCTGATCATTCATTAACAGAAGCTGCGGGATGCAGCTGCTGGAGGTACCCCATTATCTTCGATCAAGGGTCCCACCAGTGTCAAATGGAATGGAGGACCAATGAAGTTCAATACCCTCAGTACGAGGACTCTCGCCCCACGAGTCATTCGGGCAGCGAGTTTATCAGAAAACCAAAATGAAGTTACAGTTACGCAGGTAAGAAAATCAACCCTGGTCGAAAAACCGACCCAGGTCGGATCTGAATTAAGCGAAGAACACAAACTGCATGTTCGGCGGGTGACTGAGCAAGACAGTTCTGTGGCCTTAGAATCACGAGCCGTGGAGGGCCTTGAGAAGGGTTATACCCGCATTCCCAATCCTGTTCTGATGCGACTTGTGACAGGGGATTTCACTCGAAATGAAATCAAGGTGGCTCTCATCATTGCTCGCTTCACCATTTCCTTTCGGCGGGAGTTTGCCCCTCTATCTAAAAAGGTTCTAGAGAGACAAACAGGCTTGCGTGGAGCGGCTATCCTTGATGCGGTATCCGGACTTGTCAAAAAGGGTCTCATTCAAAAGCAACAAGGCAATCAATATCGTCCGAATATGCTTGGCCTCATTTTACCAGAGGCCTGGGAAGGGCCCGATAGACCGACCAAGAAAGAAAGTGAAACAGACAAAGGCAATGCTGATTCTAAAGATACACGTCGTTTAGAGACGGCAAAAATTGCGGCCCACCCGGTGGCTGAAAATCCACCTCACCCCAGGTCACAACTTCAACCCAGGGGAGGTTCCAAATTCGACCTCTTTAAAGATATTAATAAATATAAAAACAATAACTCCTCTCTGAACTTCCAAAGTTCCTTCAGGACTACTTCCAGAATCTCAAACCCCTCAAAAAGCGAGAGAGAGAGTGGAAAGTTCTTCAAGAATTGAGACAGGACTACCAGGTTCAAGACATTGTCGATTGCTTCGCCTTGCTCAAAGGCCGCGAGTAAGAGCCGGCCAGTCTGGTGAGTTTCAGGTTTGTCACTCGCCAATGGCCTACCTGTCAAAAGCCATGAATGGGGTGCTCCAGGAGGTTGTTCGAGCCGCAAGATGAACTCCTTGAACGAGACTCGAATATCCCGAGATGCTCAGCAAAAAATGAAGAGTTAGAACTCAAAAACTGGAGGCTCAGCAGTGGCTTGATAAGGCCCAAGCCTTTGAAAGAGCCTATCCCTCACCGAGGAGCAACAGGCTAAAATTAACGAAATCTGCCGGAATAGATTTAACCCAACTCAAATCGTGGGACGTATCTTTGCCATTTCAGAGTGGTGGAAAACGATCGAATGCCAACAAGCAAAAGTGGCCACTTGTTAACAACACCAAGAATACTCAAAGGAGACTCAAATGAAATCCATCAATTTTCTTTTCTTAGCTTTCCGCAAATTTTGTCCCTGGGTCTTTGTAGTGGTTACTCTGGACTTATTTGCGACATGGCCAAAGCGGCCTTTCTTGCTCAAACTCGAGATTCAATATCAGCGGCAAAGTTCAACCAAATGCTCTGGTCAGGAGGAAGATCTCAGAAAAGGTCCAAGCAATTCCAAGGAGGGATAAAATGAAAACCTTTTGCCGAAGAACCTATAACTCCAATTAGTACACTCAAAACCGGGATCGCCTTCTAGATCGGAGGACCATCCGGAAACACACTTTGCACCATGGACAAAACAAAAATCAAAGCCTCAGCGAATCAAGTCAACTTCCCCTGTTTGAATATTCAAACTCAAAGTTGAATGGTTCAAAACCTGGTCAAAGTTTTTGGGTTGAATTTTTGACCAATGCCTTCTTGG containing:
- a CDS encoding FecR domain-containing protein, whose protein sequence is MIKCIIEKIHERGLVSIGSDGGPGRPELSHFGISRLLPSYFLVLAAILVFGVCVPSYASSGDPCDCPKLDCNSCENQTGLTFYSEKCGNNRVRSCSRPSCQLKDPIPPGCEVSQKKGASEVPDGDRTPASAAAANESLPRGGEIGKVRWSKGESWLVEPSGKQHSVRVGISVHTKDKVKTEAQAEIRIEFQDANELHIQPQSEVLMSEYESDSKLDRRALLDLIKGKVRSKVKQKYKGDTSSYFKVRTKSAVAGVRGTDFVVSFNIGHKEITKVETLTGSVVLANADQSQSLDVSKGTYASYVVEANSSEVFSDKEINEFVARGYMTPVHKMSAKEIEQLDWESSVGEKPKGKTVSMQEKGASKSVCQSPQAEMDQCYWVCENNPKGEKNCRTDLPQVNCLRRRCDANGKWADETRLPANFHEQCQAKGVRVGPCDY
- a CDS encoding replication protein, translated to MKFNTLSTRTLAPRVIRAASLSENQNEVTVTQVRKSTLVEKPTQVGSELSEEHKLHVRRVTEQDSSVALESRAVEGLEKGYTRIPNPVLMRLVTGDFTRNEIKVALIIARFTISFRREFAPLSKKVLERQTGLRGAAILDAVSGLVKKGLIQKQQGNQYRPNMLGLILPEAWEGPDRPTKKESETDKGNADSKDTRRLETAKIAAHPVAENPPHPRSQLQPRGGSKFDLFKDINKYKNNNSSLNFQSSFRTTSRISNPSKSERESGKFFKN